The DNA region GCGGGGGCGCTGTTCAATCCGGCGGTACGCGCGTACGTGGCCGCGGAGGCGGGCACACCGGAGCGCCGCGTGGAGGCGTTCGCGCTGTTCAACGTCTTCTACCAGACCGGCATCCTGCTCGGCCCGCTCGTCGGACTCGCCCTGACCGGCGTGGACTTCAAGCTCACGTGCGCGGTGGCGGCCGTCCTGTTCGCCCTGCTCTCCGTGGTGCAGGTGCTGCGCCTGCCCGTGCGCAGGGGAGAGGCGGCGACCGCGGACGGCGCCGCCGGGACGGGGCGGGGACAGTGGCGGGCGGTGTTCGGCAACCGGCCGTTCTGGCTGTTCTCGCTCGCCATGACCGGTTCGTACGTCCTGTCGTTCCAGGTGTACCTCGCGCTGCCCCTCGAAGTGGAGCGGCTGCTCGGCGGGGGCACGGCCACGACCGTCGCGACCAGCGCGCTGTTCGTGGTGTCGGGGCTCGTCGCGCTCGTCGGCCAGCTGCGGATCACCGACTGGTGCAAGCGCACGTGGACGCGGGAGCAGTGCCTGTTCGGCGGGCTCGCCCTGATGGGTGCCGCGTTCCTGCCGCCCGCCCTCGGCGGACCCGGGTACGCGGGCGTCACGGCGCTGCTGCTGTGCGCGGCGGCCCTTGCGGCGGCGAACGCGGTGCTCTACCCCTTCGAGATGGACACCGTCGTCTCGCTCGCCGGGGAGCGGTGGGTGGCCACGCACTACGGCCTCTACAACACGGTCTGCGGGATCGGCATCACCGCGGGGAACCTCGCGATGGGCGCGCTGCTCGACGTGGCGGAGAACCGGGGGCTGCCCGCGGTGCCGTGGCTCGCGCTCGCCGTCCTCGGCGTCGGCTGCGCGCTGGCCCTGCGCTCGCTGGGCAGGTCCGGTCGGCTCGCGGCGCCGGTGCCGGTGCTCGGGGGTGACGCCGCCTGACCCCCGCGCGCCCGGGGCGTGCGGTGCCGCTCCTGCTCGGCCCCACGCCTCCGGGCGCGTCCACGCCCCACCACACGGCTCACCCACTCGGCCCACATCAGGTCGCCCCCGGCCACCGCTGCGGGAAGCCTGGACGGGCCGACGCGGCGCTGATGCGGTGGAGTGGAGTGGTGGTGGTTGCTGTGCGTGGTGGGGGGCCGGACGGTGCGCAGGGCGGCCCGGGGACCGGGGGCGGTGAGTCCGGCGGCTCAGGTCGCGCCCGTCCCCGCTCCCGCTCCCGCCCCCGCAAGGCACGCCGCCCCCAGCCGACCGTCGCCCCCGTCGGCCCCACCCGCACCCTGCCCCGCGAGCGGGCCCTCGTCCGCGCGCTGCCCCCGCTCCTCCTCGTCGCCGGGATCTGCTTCGACATGATCACGCCGCCCGAGTTCACCGCGTCCCCGCTGTTCGCCGCGGCACCCCTGATCACCGCCCCGTTCTTCCGGCTGCGGACCACCGTCGCGGTCGCCGCCGTGTCCTGTGCCGCCGTGCTCGTGCTGCGCCTGAGCGACCGCGTCGGCGGCACCGACGTAGAGGTCACCACCGAGTTCCTGACGATGCTGACCGTCGGCGCGCTGGCCGTCGTCATCAACCGGGTCGTCCGCCGCGGCGACGCCCGCCTGGCCTCCGCCCGCTCCATCGCCGAGGCCGCCCAGCGCGCGGTCCTGCCGCAGCCCGACCCGCGGATCGGCGGCCTGGACATCGCCGCGCGGTACGAGGCCGCGGAGGCGGACGCGTTCATCGGCGGGGACCTGTACGCGGTGCAGGACACCCCGCACGGGGTGCGGCTCGTCGTCGGTGACGTACGGGGCAAGGGGATGGGCGCGGTGGCCGCCGTCGCCGTCGTCATCGGCGCCTTCCGGGAGGCCGCCGAGCAGGAGGCCACGCTGGAGGCGGTGGCGCAGCGTCTGGAGCGTGCCCTCGCGCGGGAGGGGATGCGGCGCGACGGGCTCGACGCCTTCGAGGGGTTCACCACGGCGGTCCTCGTGGAGATCCCGCGCGGCGACGAGGGCACCGTACGGATCCTCAACCGCGGCCACCCCGAGCCGCTGATGCTGTGCGCCGACGGGCGGCTGTGCGTGCTCTCGCCGTCCGAGCCCGCGCTGCCGCTCGGCATGGGCGAACTCGGCACCTGGCCGGACCGCGCGGACCGGAGTCCGTTCCCGCCGGGGGCCACACTGCTGCTCTACACCGACGGGCTCTCCGAGGCCCGGGACCAGGACGGCGAGTTCTACGTCCCCGCCGCCCGGCTCGGCGGCCGGATCTTCCCGGGCCCCGCGGGCCCCGACTCGCTGCTCGCGACCCTCGTCGAGGAGGTCCGCCGCCACACCGGGGGCGGCGCCACCGACGACCTGGCGATGCTCGCCGTACGCCGCCCGGTGACGGTCGGTGACTGAAGGGCACCCCAGCGCAGCGCGATTGACGTGATGTCAGCAAGCCGTGGAGATCCAGAACGCTGCGGTGCGTCATGGCCTCCGCGCAACTCGCCCTACTCCAGCCGCTGATGTCCCTTGTGTTCGTAGCGTAAGCGTTAACGATCAGTCGGAACGGCTTGGAATACGGCACCGCTGTCTATTAACGTTCGATAACGCAGCGCGGTCGTCCCAGCCGACACTCCAGTCGGCTCCGTGCGCACGCGCCTAATCCCGCAAGGGAGCCGGGGAACCACCACATTGGGGTGAATCGGGCACGCACCATGCCCGTAGGAGACCTTCCTGCTCCGAACCCGTCAGCTAACCCGGTAGGCGAGAAGGAAGGAAAGGAGTGCGCCCCAGTGGCGTCCAACCGGCCTGCCCCCGAAGCGCTCTACGTACCGAACGACTCCGCCGAAGGACCTGACGGTTCCCCGGGGTTCGCCGCGTACGCCCCCCAGGAGTCGTGGGAGGAGTGGAACCCCACCGCGGAGTCCATCCGCCCCGTGCGCGGCCGGCACCGGGTCCACAAGAAGGGCGGCGGCGGACTCGCGCGCAGCTCCACCGTCCTCGGCGTCGGCGTCATCGCGGCCGTGGGCGCGGGCGGCATCGCCACCGCGCAGGGCGGCAAGCCGCCGGTCTCCATCGCCATGCCGGACATGTCGGCGGTCACCGACCAGCTCCCCGAGGCCAAGTCCCTGCCGGGCGTGGGCTCCCTGATAGCCGACGACTCCGACGGCGGCGCCGACACCTCCACCGTCGCGGCCCCGCTCAGCTCCGCGGGCGTCACCACCGCCGACGCCGAACGCGGCACCACCGGCGCGGGCGAGGCCCTGCGCGCCCGCATCATGCAGCAGGCCGAGAACCAGCAGCACCAGGCGGACGACGCCCAGCGCATCGCGGCCGAGGACGCCGCCGTGAAGAAGGCCGCCGAGCAGGCCGCGGCCCAGCAGGACAAGGCGCAGGCGGCCGCGAAGGCCAAGGCCGCCGAGGAGAAGCGCAAGAAGGAAGAGGCCGCGCGCAAGAAGGCCGAGGCGGAGCGCCTCGCCAAGCTCGCCAAGAGCTTCTCGCTGCCCACCTCCTCGTACACCCTCACCTCGCACTTCGGCGACTCCGGTTCCATGTGGTCCTCCGGCCAGCACACCGGCCTTGACTTCGCCGCCCCCACCGGCACGCCCCTCAAGGCCGTGCACACGGGCACCATCAAGTCGGCCGGCTGGTCGGGTTCGTACGGCTACCGCACGGTGCTCGAACTCAAGGACGGCACCGAGATCTGGTACTGCCACCAGTCCTCGATGAGCGTCAGCGTCGGCCAGAAGGTCACCACGGGCGAGGTCATCGGCCGCGTCGGCGCGACCGGCAACGTCACCGGGCCGCACCTCCACATGGAGGTCCACACCAGCGGCGGCGCCAACATCGACCCGCTCGCCTGGCTGCAGGGCAAGGGCCTCAACCCGTAACACCCCACCGGCTCCGGCGGTCCTGGCGACGACCCCCCGACGCCAGGGCTGCCGGTCGGTGTCCGCGCGGGCCGCACCCGGCCCCCGGAACCGTGCCGCAGATTTCCGTGAGCCACACACGGAATTCGTTCCCCGGTACGGATGTTGAGCCCCTTATGACCACACTCCGCCCCCTGGGCTCCTCCGACCTCGAAGTCTTCCCCCTCGCCCTCGGCGGCAACGTCTTCGGCTGGACCGCGGACGAGGCGCAGTCCTTCGCCGTCCTCGACGCCTACACGGCCGCGGGCGGCAACTTCGTCGACACCGCCGACGTCTACTCGGCCTGGGCGCCCGGCAACAAGGGCGGCGAGTCCGAGACCGTCCTCGGCCGCTGGCTCGCCGCGCGCGGCAACCGCTCCGACGTCGTCATCGCCACCAAGGTCGGCGCCCACCCCGACTACCAGGGCCTCGCGGCGAACACCATCAAGTCCGGCGTCGAGGAGTCGCTGCGCCGCCTCGGCACCGACTACATCGACCTCTACTACACCCACTACGACGACCCGTCCGTGCCGGTCGAGGAGTTCCTCACCGCCCTCGACGAACTGGTGCGCTCCGGCAAGGTCCGGGCGATCGCCGCGTCCAACATCAGCGCCGAACGCCTCCAGGAGTCCCTGGACTTCTCCGACCGCGAGGGCCTGGTGCGCTACGTCGCGCTCCAGCCGCACTACAACCTGGTCTCCCGCGACACCTACGAGGGCCCCCTCCAGGAGGTCGCGTCCCGCTCCGGCCTCGCCGCCATCCCGTACTACTCGCTCGCCTCCGGCTTCCTGACCGGCAAGTACCGCCCCGGCGCCGAGGTCGACAGCGCGCGGGCGGGCAGCGCGGGCGCGCACCTGGAGACCGAGCGCGGGCAGCGCGTCCTCGCCGCCCTCGACGCGATAGCCGAGGAGCGCGGCGCCCAGCACGCGACGGTCGCCCTGGCCTGGCTCGCCGCCCAGCCCACGGTGGCGGCGCCGCTCGCCTCCGCGCGCACGGTCGACCAGCTCCCCGCGCTCCTCGACGTCGCCGACCTCGACCTGACCGAGGACGAGGTGGCCCGCCTCACCGCCGCGTCGGCGTGAGCGGCCCCGGCGCGCGCCGGGTCGTGCGTCAGGTGCGGTAGGGGTTGTACGAGGGGTAGGCGGGGCCGTGCGCGAGGTTCGGTGACGCGTGCGGGGCGGGGGGTGCGGCGCGGGGGTGGTGCGGGGGGCCGTACGCCGGGTACGGCAGGTGCGGGGGGCCGTAGGCCGTGTACGGCAGCGGCACCACGACCGGTGCCATCACCCGTGCCGCGTACGCCAGCGCCGGGCGGACCACCTCGCGGCGCTCCCACAGCGCGTCCAGCAGCTCCCGCTCCCGGACGGCGAAGTCGGCGCGGGCCCGGCCCCGGCCGGCCCGGTGCCGCAGCACCGCGAGGGTCGTCGCGTACGTCTCGTACGCGACGACGGTCCGCCCGCCCGGCCTGCCCAGGTGGTGCGTGGCGTAGTCGCGGGCGAGGTCCCGCGCGGACATCGAGCCGAGGGCGAACGGCTCGGCGGCGGTGAGCCAGCCCGCCGCCACATAGGCGGGCAGTTCGGCGCGCACCAGCCGCAGTTCGCGCTGGCGCAGCCAGACGGCGAGCCAGCAGAGCAGCCCGAACAGGGGCAGCATGAACGTCGCGTACACGACGAAGAAGCCGTACTCGCCGAAGCTCGCCGAGCCGTTCCAGAAGGCGTGCAGGGCCATGGCGAGCAGCAGTCCGGCGATGGGCAGGAGTATCCGCCGGGCCGTGTGCCGCTCCCCGCTGAGGGCGGCGATCCCGAAGCCGATGCCGGTGAGCACGGTGAACAGCGGATGCGCGAACGGTGACATGACGACCCGGACGAAGAACGTCGCGGCCGTCACCGACGCGAGGCCGGTCTCGCCGCTGAGCTGGTCGGTGCCGAAGGCGTTGCCGAGATAGAGGATGTTCTCGGTGAAGGCGAAGCCGGTCGCGGTGACGCCCGCGATGACGAAGCCGTCGACGACACCGGTGAAGTCGGCTCTGCGGAAGAGGAAGACGAGCAGCACGGCCGCCGCCTTCGCGGTCTCCTCGACGATCGGGGCGATGACGGTCGCGCCGAGGGTGTCGGCGCTGGTCGGGTCGGCGGTCGCGGTGGCTATCCAGCGGGTCGCGAAGCTGTTCGCGACGATCGCTATCAGCGCGGCCGCGCAGGCGCCCCAGGCGAAGGCGAACAGCAGGTTCCGCCAGGGCCCCGGCGCCACCCGGTCCAGCCACCGGAACGCGGCGACGAGCAGCGGCACCGGCAGCGTGGCGAGCCCGAGGCCCACCAGGAAGCCCTCGGTGCCGGTCTGCTGCCGCACCAGGGCGAGGATCACCAGGCCGGACAGCGCGAGCAGCGTGACCGGCGCGGCCGCGCGGATGGCCCGCCGCTGCCACCAGCGCGGATGCCGGGATCCGGGTGCTCCGGCGGGCCCGGCGGGTGCCGGGCTCGTCGGGTACGCGGGACTGGTGGCCACGGCTTTGACAGTAACGAGGGTTGCGGCGGACCGCGATGGTGCCTCGGGCGTGGAGGCCTTGGGCGCGGGGCGTCCGGGCCTCAGGAGCCGGACGGGGCCTCGGGGACGGCCGGTTCCTTCGGCTGCTCCTCCGGCTGTCCCTGGGGCTGTTCCCGCGGCTGGTCCGGGGCCGGCTCGGGCTGCTCCGTGAGGGTGGCGGCGCGGCGGAACAGCAGGTCGCGCACGACGTGCCCCTTCCGCAGGCCCTGCCCCTCGAAGCGGGTCTGCGGCCGGAAGTCGGGCCGGGGCGCGTACCCGCCGTCCTCCTGTACGTTCTCGAAGTCCGGGTGCGCGGTCAGCACCTCCAGCATGTGCTCCGCGTACGGCTCCCAGTCCGTCGCGCAGTGCAGCAGCCCGCCCGGCTTGAGGCGGGGCGCGAGCAGGCTCAGGAACTCGGGCTGGATCAGGCGCCGCTTGTTGTGCCGGGCCTTCGGCCACGGGTCGGGGAAGTAGACGCGGACGCCGTCCAGGGCCTCCGGGGCGAGCATCTCCGTCAGGAGGATCACCGCGTCGCCGTTCGCCACCCGGACGTTGGACAGCCCGTTCCGCTCCGCGAGATTGAGCAGGTTGCCCTGGCCCGGGGTGTGCACGTCCACGGCGAGGATGCGGGTGCCGGGGTCGGCGGCGGCCATCTGGGCGGTGGCCTCGCCCATGCCGAAGCCGATCTCCAGGACGACGGGGGCGGTGCCGGGCTGCTCGTCCGCCGCGAACAGCGCGTCCAGGTCCAGGACTTCCTTGCCGTCGATGTCGAGCCCCCACTGCGGCCAGAGCCGGCGCAGGGCGTCGCCCTGGGCGGTGGTGACGCGGCTGCGGCGCGGCGTGAAGCTGCGGATCCGCCGCTCGAACCTCGACCCGGTCGGGTCGGGCGCGGGTCCGTCGGGGAAGCGGGGGGTGCCCTTCGGGCGGGGATTCTCAGACACAGTGGGGCGATTTTACCGGGGGTGCGGGCGGGCGGGGGCCTCGCGGGTGTGCCCCAGGCCCGCCCCTTCCCGAACTGGGGCTCCGCCCCAGACCCCGCTCCTCAAACGCCGGAGGGGCTGAATTCCACCGGCACACTTCCAGCCCGCCCCGGCAACGTCCCAGCCCGTCCGGCGATTGAGGACGAGGCGCGGAGCGCCGATCGGCGGGGGCCCGTCCCACCCGCCCGGGACCTCCACCCGCACCTCATCAGCCGGTCAGCGGGGTCCAGGGGGCGCAGCCCCCGGTTTCGGAGAAGGGGTGGGCCTGGGGCGCCCCGCGAGGGCACCGCTCACAGCACGTCCAGGACCCGCCGCGCCACCTCCCGCCCGATCGGCAACGAGGCCGTGGCCGCAGGCGAGGGCGCGTTCAGGATGTGGACGGCACGAGCCCCCTCCCGGATGAGGAAGTCATCGGCGAGCGACCCGTCCCGCAGCACGGCCTGCGCCCGCACCCCGGCGGCCGCGGGCAGCAGATCCTCGGCCCGCACAGCCGGAAGGAGCCGCCGCACGGCGTCGGTGAAGGCCCCCTTGGACAGCGACCGCCGCAGCTCACCGGCCCCGTACCGCCAGTGCTCCCGGGCCATCCGCCAGGCCCCCGGCCAGGCGAGCGTCCCGGCGAGCTCCCGGGGCCGGACGACCGACCAGCCGTACCCCTCGCGGGCGAGCGCGGGGACCGCGTTCGGCCCGACGTGCACACTGCCGTCGACGCCGCGCGTGAGGTGGACGCCGAGGAAGGGGAAGGCGGGGTCGGGCACGGGGTAGACGAGGCCCCGCACGAGGCCGGGCCGCGCCAGCGTGAAGTACTCCCCCCGGAAGGGCACGATGCGCATGCCGGGGTCGTCGCCGGTGAGCCGGGCGACCCGGTCGCAGTGGAGCCCGGCGCAGTTCACGAGGACCTTGCCGCGCACGACGTCCCCGGCGGCGGTGCGCACGGCGACGCCGAGGTCGGCCCGCCGGTCGACGCGCACGACCTCCGCGCCGTAGCGCACCTCGACGCCGGAGGCGCGGGCGAGCTGGGCGGCGACGGCGCCGTAGTCGCATATCCCGGTGGTGCCGACGTGGATGGCGGCGAGGCCCTGCACACAGGGTTCGTACTCGGCGATCTGGGCGGGGCCGAGCTCGCGGACCGGAATGCCGTTCTCCCGACCGCGCTGGACGAGGGCGTGCAGGCGGGGCAGCTCGGCGCGGTCGGTGGCGACGATGAGCTTGCCGGTGACCTCGTGCGGGATGCCGTACTCCGCGCA from Streptomyces flavofungini includes:
- a CDS encoding M23 family metallopeptidase; amino-acid sequence: MASNRPAPEALYVPNDSAEGPDGSPGFAAYAPQESWEEWNPTAESIRPVRGRHRVHKKGGGGLARSSTVLGVGVIAAVGAGGIATAQGGKPPVSIAMPDMSAVTDQLPEAKSLPGVGSLIADDSDGGADTSTVAAPLSSAGVTTADAERGTTGAGEALRARIMQQAENQQHQADDAQRIAAEDAAVKKAAEQAAAQQDKAQAAAKAKAAEEKRKKEEAARKKAEAERLAKLAKSFSLPTSSYTLTSHFGDSGSMWSSGQHTGLDFAAPTGTPLKAVHTGTIKSAGWSGSYGYRTVLELKDGTEIWYCHQSSMSVSVGQKVTTGEVIGRVGATGNVTGPHLHMEVHTSGGANIDPLAWLQGKGLNP
- a CDS encoding MFS transporter, translating into MTQVWARARTFEPAVQLLFVNQFTINLGFYMLMPYLAAHLSGELGLAAWAVGLVLGVRNLSQQGMFLVGGALADRLGYKPMIVAGCALRTGGFAALAFAQTLPVLIAASAATGLAGALFNPAVRAYVAAEAGTPERRVEAFALFNVFYQTGILLGPLVGLALTGVDFKLTCAVAAVLFALLSVVQVLRLPVRRGEAATADGAAGTGRGQWRAVFGNRPFWLFSLAMTGSYVLSFQVYLALPLEVERLLGGGTATTVATSALFVVSGLVALVGQLRITDWCKRTWTREQCLFGGLALMGAAFLPPALGGPGYAGVTALLLCAAALAAANAVLYPFEMDTVVSLAGERWVATHYGLYNTVCGIGITAGNLAMGALLDVAENRGLPAVPWLALAVLGVGCALALRSLGRSGRLAAPVPVLGGDAA
- a CDS encoding PrsW family intramembrane metalloprotease, yielding MATSPAYPTSPAPAGPAGAPGSRHPRWWQRRAIRAAAPVTLLALSGLVILALVRQQTGTEGFLVGLGLATLPVPLLVAAFRWLDRVAPGPWRNLLFAFAWGACAAALIAIVANSFATRWIATATADPTSADTLGATVIAPIVEETAKAAAVLLVFLFRRADFTGVVDGFVIAGVTATGFAFTENILYLGNAFGTDQLSGETGLASVTAATFFVRVVMSPFAHPLFTVLTGIGFGIAALSGERHTARRILLPIAGLLLAMALHAFWNGSASFGEYGFFVVYATFMLPLFGLLCWLAVWLRQRELRLVRAELPAYVAAGWLTAAEPFALGSMSARDLARDYATHHLGRPGGRTVVAYETYATTLAVLRHRAGRGRARADFAVRERELLDALWERREVVRPALAYAARVMAPVVVPLPYTAYGPPHLPYPAYGPPHHPRAAPPAPHASPNLAHGPAYPSYNPYRT
- a CDS encoding aldo/keto reductase, with the protein product MTTLRPLGSSDLEVFPLALGGNVFGWTADEAQSFAVLDAYTAAGGNFVDTADVYSAWAPGNKGGESETVLGRWLAARGNRSDVVIATKVGAHPDYQGLAANTIKSGVEESLRRLGTDYIDLYYTHYDDPSVPVEEFLTALDELVRSGKVRAIAASNISAERLQESLDFSDREGLVRYVALQPHYNLVSRDTYEGPLQEVASRSGLAAIPYYSLASGFLTGKYRPGAEVDSARAGSAGAHLETERGQRVLAALDAIAEERGAQHATVALAWLAAQPTVAAPLASARTVDQLPALLDVADLDLTEDEVARLTAASA
- the trmB gene encoding tRNA (guanosine(46)-N7)-methyltransferase TrmB, with the translated sequence MSENPRPKGTPRFPDGPAPDPTGSRFERRIRSFTPRRSRVTTAQGDALRRLWPQWGLDIDGKEVLDLDALFAADEQPGTAPVVLEIGFGMGEATAQMAAADPGTRILAVDVHTPGQGNLLNLAERNGLSNVRVANGDAVILLTEMLAPEALDGVRVYFPDPWPKARHNKRRLIQPEFLSLLAPRLKPGGLLHCATDWEPYAEHMLEVLTAHPDFENVQEDGGYAPRPDFRPQTRFEGQGLRKGHVVRDLLFRRAATLTEQPEPAPDQPREQPQGQPEEQPKEPAVPEAPSGS
- a CDS encoding PP2C family protein-serine/threonine phosphatase, whose product is MITPPEFTASPLFAAAPLITAPFFRLRTTVAVAAVSCAAVLVLRLSDRVGGTDVEVTTEFLTMLTVGALAVVINRVVRRGDARLASARSIAEAAQRAVLPQPDPRIGGLDIAARYEAAEADAFIGGDLYAVQDTPHGVRLVVGDVRGKGMGAVAAVAVVIGAFREAAEQEATLEAVAQRLERALAREGMRRDGLDAFEGFTTAVLVEIPRGDEGTVRILNRGHPEPLMLCADGRLCVLSPSEPALPLGMGELGTWPDRADRSPFPPGATLLLYTDGLSEARDQDGEFYVPAARLGGRIFPGPAGPDSLLATLVEEVRRHTGGGATDDLAMLAVRRPVTVGD
- the lhgO gene encoding L-2-hydroxyglutarate oxidase — protein: MGRGAVGYDCDVLVVGGGIVGLATAYALTRAAPGTRVTVLEKERGPARHQTGRNSGVIHSGIYYRPGSLKARYAVRGAAEMVKFCAEYGIPHEVTGKLIVATDRAELPRLHALVQRGRENGIPVRELGPAQIAEYEPCVQGLAAIHVGTTGICDYGAVAAQLARASGVEVRYGAEVVRVDRRADLGVAVRTAAGDVVRGKVLVNCAGLHCDRVARLTGDDPGMRIVPFRGEYFTLARPGLVRGLVYPVPDPAFPFLGVHLTRGVDGSVHVGPNAVPALAREGYGWSVVRPRELAGTLAWPGAWRMAREHWRYGAGELRRSLSKGAFTDAVRRLLPAVRAEDLLPAAAGVRAQAVLRDGSLADDFLIREGARAVHILNAPSPAATASLPIGREVARRVLDVL